One Nostoc sp. CENA543 genomic window, CGATTTTAGTATTTGCAGATACATTACCGGCTATGTACGGTTATCCAGCCACTTGTGTATTAGTATTTCAAGATATTACTAATCTCAAGCAAGTAGAAAAAGCCCTGTCATTAGGTTATAAAAGATTACAATTACTGTTTAATACTGCCAGTGAATTACTCTCTAGTCGAGAACCATTAGCACTAATTGATAGTTGCTTTCACAAACTAGCAGAACAAATTGAATTAGACGTTTATTTTAACTATTTAATAGTAGAAAATTCCCAAACCATGCGTTTGGCTTCTTATCGAGGAATTTCAGAGGAAGTGGCCAAAGCAATTACATCACTGTCTTTTGGACAAGCAGTCTGTGGTGTTGTCGCTCAACAATGTCAATCAATTTATGTCGAGAATGTACACCAATCAACTGACCCCAAAACAGAATTACTCCGTTCCGTTGGTCTTAGTGCCTATTATTGCTCTCCGTTGATAGCACAGGAAAAAGTTTTAGGGACTCTGGGTTTTGGTAGTAAGACTCGTACTAGTTTTACCGAAAATCAAAAAGCCATGATGCAGGCGGTTTCTGATCAAATCGCGATCGCAATGGAACGCAGTCAATTAATCACCTCTCTACAGCAGCAAACAGAACAACTCACCGCCGCCAACCGCATGAAAGACGAGTTTCTCGCCATACTCTCCCATGAATTGCGATCGCCCCTCAACGCCATTCTCGGTTGGGCGCAATTGTTACGCACTCGTCAACTTAATGAAAGCCAAACAGCCAAAGGCTTAGAAACTATTGAACGCAACGCCAGAGCGCAAACCCAATTAATTGAAGACTTACTAGATATCTCACGGATGATTCGCGGTAAACTGCGCCTCAATGTTTGCCATTGTAATCTCGTTCCCATCATTGAATCAGCCATTGAAAACATCCAACTAGCCGCCCAAGCCAAAGAAATTGACCTGCAATTTTGCCTATTTTCAGAAAACGATCAATTTCTGATTTCTGGTGATCCTGAACGATTGCAACAAATCATTTGGAATTTACTTTCCAATGCCATTAAATTCACACCACCAGGCGGCAAAGTCGCAGTCAAACTCACGAAAATTGCCGAGCCAGAAAAACAAGCACCAACAGCCTACGCGCAAATGCAAGTCATTGACACAGGTATTGGCATTAGTCCCCAATTTTTACCCTACGTATTTGACCGTTTTCGCCAAGCTGACAGTTCCAGTACCAGATCCCACGGTGGTTTAGGATTAGGTTTAGCCATTGTCAGGCATTTAGTAGAACTGCACGGCGGTATAGTTCAGGTAGCCAGTGCTGGAGAAAACCAAGGTGCAACCTTTACAGTGAAGTTACCACTTCTAACAGTCAATAAGGTCACTAGCAACGAAGTAGTCAACCAAATCACAACCAACGCCACACCACTACCCATGTGTCCCTCACTATTAGGGATCAAGGTTCTAGTCGTAGACGATGAAGCAGATTCCCGTGATTTTGTGACCACAGTTTTAGAACAATGTCAAGCCCAAGTACAAGCAGCTGATTCCGTACCAGCTGCATTAGAAATAATTCACCAATGGCAACCAGATGTATTGGTGAGTGACATCGGCATGCCCCATGAAGACGGCTACGCCTTAATCCGTAAACTGCGATCGCTCCCTCCAGAACAAGGAGGCAAAATCCCCGCCGCCGCCCTCACCGCCTACGCCAGAGCCGACGACCGCACCCGCGCCATCCAAGAAGGGTATCAGCTACATTTACCCAAACCCATTGAGCCAGTCGAGTTAGCCACAGTTGTCGCCAGCTTGGTGAGGAGGAGATAGAAATGGGGACTGGGGACTGGGAAGATGGGGAAGTGTGGGGAGTGTGGGGAGTGTGGGGAGAGAGGGGGGAAAGATTTCTTCCCTATCCTCCCACACCTCCCGCCCCTCCCACACTTCCTGCTTGCTCTATGCCCTATGCCCAATTCCCGAAGACTCGTTAAATTCTCTGACTATCTCCAGAAATTTCTGTACAGTCGAAGATGTTTCATTTTTGCGCCAAATTGTGGCAATGGCGACTTTTGGGGTAGGGGGATGAATCTGTCGATACACTACTCCGGTGCGTTGGAGGTTTTGCAGAGATGCGGGTGCGATCGCTACTCCCATATCTGCTGCTACTAAACTAATAATTGTCTGCATTTGTATCGCTTCTTGAGCAACATCAGGACTAAACCCGGCTTGCTGACACAGACTAATAATTAAGTCATAAAGTCCAGGTGCTAAAACTCTAGGGAATAAAATAAACGGTTCATGAGTTAGCCAACTTAAGTCAATATCCACCTGCTCCGCTAACCGATGACTTTCAGGAAGAGCCACTATCAAAGACTCTTGAAAGACTGTCTCCCAGCACAATTTATCATCTTCCACCGGCGGACGAATAAATCCCACATCCATACTACCTGCGTGCAACCATTCTAATTGCTGGTCTGTCGTTAGTTCATGTAATTCTAAACTCACACCAGGGACTTGTTCTCGAAAACATCGCAAAATTTCCGGCAAAATACTATATGCAGCCGAACTGACGAAACCTACAACTAAGTTTCCCAGTTCACCCCGACTAGTTTGTCGTCCTAAATGAATGGCTTGTTGCAACTGCTTCATAATTTGTTGCACTTCCCCCAAGAAAATTTGCCCTGCATCTGTTAACTGCACATTGCGTTTTGTGCGGTGAAACAGTTCAAAACCTAATTCTGCTTCTAGTTGGCGAATTTGTTGACTTAGGGGAGGTTGGGCAATATGCAATTTCTCTGCTGCCCTGCCAAAGTGCAGTTCTTCCGCCACGGTGACAAAATACCGCAGGTGTCGTAATTCCATCTTTGACAGTTAATCATATATTTTAAGTATTAGTAATAGCACAAAAATATATTGGACATTATTAAAAATCTTTTTTAATCTAATGATTAAACAGTCATCAAAAAATTAACAACAGATATGAATAATTTTGTGGCATCCCAAAATATTTGGAATGCAGATTTGTATGAGAATCAACATCACTTCGTTTGGCAATATGGCGAAGAATTATTAAACTTACTCACTCCTCAACCAGCAGAATTGATTTTAGATTTAGGCTGTGGAACGGGACAGTTAACAGCGAAAATTGCCCAGTCGGGGGCGGAAGTCAAGGGAATTGATCATGCAGTCACCATGATTGCAAAAGCACGACAAAACTATCCCCATTTACGTTTTGATGTGGCTGATGCCCGTAGCTTTATTGTCGAGCAACCATTAGATGCAGTGTTTTCTAATGCCGCACTGCATTGGATTCAACCCCCAACTTCTGTGACACACTGCATATATCAAGCACTCAAACCAGGCGGTAGATTTGTCGCTGAATTTGGTGGTAAAGGCAATGTGCAAGCAATTACCACAGCTTTATACAAGGCTTTAATGTCCAATGGCGTTGCCCATCCTGAAACCTTAAATCCTTGGTATTTCCCCAGTATTAGTGAATACGCTACCATATTAGAAACACAGGGTTTTGATGTCATCTATGCCACTTTGTTTAACCGTCCTACTCCCCTATCAACAACAGAAAAAAGTTTAGCAAACTGGATACAGATGTTTGCTAATGATTTTTTGCTTGGGTTATCTTCTCAACAGCAAAACCAAGTCATTAGTGAAGTAGAAAAATGCTTATCAACACAAATTTATCATCAAGAAACTTGGATTTTAGATTATCGCAGAATTCGGATTGTTGCTATTAAGCCGTAGAAAATTTAGTTATGCTTAACTACAAATTGTCATCATTATTAACTATAACTTGCAGCAGTATATTCCTGTTATTTAATCCATCTGCGATCGCCCAAACAGGAATTCCCCAACCCTCACAAGTACCCCTCAACTTACAGTTACTTAATAATCCCGAAGGTAACGTCATTACAGCTAACACCATTAAACTTACAGGATTAACCACCCCTAGTTTATGGTTAGCACAAGAAATTTCCCAAAACAAACTGTTGGATAATTGGATAGCGTATCCAGGCAATCAAACCGAATTGAATCGAGTTGACCTTGTAGTCAATCAGCAAATTTGGAGTTTGTTGGATTATGTAGAACGTTATGAATTTGTCAATCGCTTAGGAAGTGCAGCTAGAAAAGATAATTACAACATGAGGGTTTTTAATTATCAAGGGGATTTATTAGCCACCTATACCTGTAACTTTCAAAATAGTCCACCTACGTGCAATATCCAGATGAATATTCAGTATAAGTTGGGTTCTACTCGTTAGGAAAGAAATCTAAGCTTTCATTTGGGCAAATAACTGTTCATACTGCTGATTAGTTTCTGCTGATAGAGGTAGTAAAAATTCACTCTTAGCAAACACCTCTTGACTATTGAGTAACAAACTAGCGAATGCAGAGGGGACATTAGCAGATTTCAGATTACTGACTATAGGAGAATTACTCTTAGTTTGCAATGAGATTTGCTCAACAATCTTAGATTCCCAACAAAAATCAATCCATTGTGCGGAGAAATCATTCTGAGTTGCACCCTTGGGACTTACCCACAAATCAGACCAAATTGCTGTCCCAGAACGGGGAACTACCATCCGCAGTTGAGGATAACGGTTGAGAATTGGTACTATATCGCTTGACCAACCCACTGCTAACCAAGTGTCACCAATAATTAAAGGTTCTAGATAAGTAGTAGAACCGTAGAATTTAACTTGTTGGTTTAAGGTTTTAAGTTCTGATTCTAATTGGGGAACAGTTTTGAGGTCAGCAGTATTGTAAGATAGTCCTAATTTCTTGAGAACTAAGCCAATTACTTCTCTCGGTTCATTAAGTAAAGAAAACTGCGATCGCAATTCTTTGCGCCACAAATCACTCCAATCCTGTGGTATCCATCCCAACTCACGAAACTTCTCTTGGTTATAGACAATTACTGTCCCACCCCAACGGTAAGGCGCAGCCCAAACCTTGCCTTGCGGATCAGGAAAACCTTGGTCATTGCGCGTTACTAGCTGTTGCCATCGAGCATCTAAGCTAGACCAGTGTTTAAACTTTGTGGGTTCTAGCGGTTGAATTAATTGCTGCTCAATTGCTGTTTTTAGCCAATAATCACCCAAGGTCATGAAATTTGCTAATTGTGGTGCTTGGGACTGTCTAAATGGAATAAACCGACCCCATCCTGTATCTTGTTTATCTGGTGGTTGCTGCCAAGTTTGCAACTGCTTAAAACTTTCTTGGATCTGTGCTATTGGTGCAAACTTAACTGGTACTTGTTTTTCTAGCTTTTTGTGAAACTGATCAGCAACTTGAGCCGGGATGGAACCTTTGAGTAATTGGATGTTGATTTGTGTTTGTTGATTGTTACCACAGCCAATTAGCAGTTGTGAAACTGTTAATCCACCCATGCTAATTAAAAAAGACCGCCGATTAATAGATTTAGAACTATACATAAAGAGTAAAGTTAATTAGGAAAAATTATTTAGAGGCTATTTATAAAGTAAATATTAAGTAGGGGAGGCAAAAAGCGGTTTGGATGTTCCTCCCCCTGCCTTATTTCAGCAATAATTATTTACACCGACCTACTTAGTAATTTTGGGGCTGCACATTAGAACTGATCGCTGCTCAATTTTTTGAGGTCATTTTCCACCATTAACTCTACTAATTGCTCAAATGAGTATTGCGGTTGCCAGTTAATTTGTTTCTTAATCTTATCAATCGCACCAACTAACTGTACTGTTTCGTCAGGACGGTAAAACGTAGGGTCAACAGAAACATAATCTTGCCAATTGAGACCAACACAGCTAAAAGCACACTCTACCAATTCTTTGACTGAATGAGTCTCACCACTGGCAATAATGTAATCATCTGGTTTTTCTTGCTGTAACATCAACCACATAGCAGACACAGCATCTTGAGCGTAACACCAGTCACGACGCGCCTCTAGATTGCCTAATTTTAGTTCATTGGCTAGACCGAGTTTAATTTGGGCGGCTGCATGGGTGATTTTGCGAAAGACAAACTCTGTACCGCGTCGAGGCGATTCATGGGTATAGGTAATGCCGCAGCAAGTATAAAGATTATATTTTTGGCGATAATTTACAGTCATCCAATGGGCGTAAGCTTTAGCAACACCGTAAGGGTTACGGGGACGAAAAGCTGTCCGTTCTGTTTGGGGTGATTCATCTGGTTCACCAAAAACCTCACTACTAGAAGCCTGATAAAATTTAGCGTCTGGTTTACAACGACGAATAGATTCTAAGAGGCGGGAGACACCAAGGGCGGTATATTCGGCAGTGAGTGCGGGTTGTGTCCAAGATAAAGGAACATAACTTTGAGAAGCCAAATTATAAATTTCATCAGGTTGTGATTCTGCAATCACATCCATCAGTGAGGATTGGTCGAGAAGATCGCCAGAAAGAATGATCACCTCACCACTTAGATGGCTAATGCGCTCAAGATTGCTGGAACTAGAGCGACGCACTAGTCCAAAAACCTGATAGCCTTTACTTAGAAGCAGTTCTGCCAAATACGAACCGTCTTGTCCTGTAACTCCTGTAATGAGAGCTTTTTTTGTTGTCATATTTTCTTCATAATACTAAAACAAGTGTTGAGTGCTGAGTTGAAAGTTCTGAGTCAGCAATTCGTCAATTGGGATGTTTTCTGGAGCAAGCTGAATTGAGTGTCGAAAATATTATGACAGTCTATCAGCTAGTTAGCATGATTGCTGACTCCATAAATTAGCTGACACAGCAGTTGATATAGTTTTAACATCCAGGTAAATCACTGTGAGATCAGTACCAGATTCGGCTAAACTGATTCTTGGTTTATTGCGTTTTATGTAGGCATGGAAATCGGACAAAAGGTTCAGGTGTTTCGTTTGCGCGATCGCGTTTCTGCTGTTGTCGCTCAAAAACTAGGTAAAGTTGGCATCATTGCAGGTTATAAAGTAACCGATGGTAGCGGTGTAGGCGTAGTGGTACAGTTTGACGATAATACTTCGACTTGGTTTTTTGAGGACGAAATAAAGGCCGTTTAACATTAAAAACCCCAGGTAGAAGCTTATAGTATTTGCCTAGTGCTAAGTTGGAATTGAAAAGACCGGCGGTAATTGGAAATCAAGATAATGTCCCTGATACTGACATTTTTGGGCGAAAACAGCGTTGCTCGTACCAAAATAGCGATCGCGGCTGCTAAATCATTGGCAAGTCAAGGCAAGCGGGTACTACTAGCAGGATTGGCAGAACCAATATTACCGATTCTCTTAGACCAACCCCTTGCACCAGACCCCCAGGAAATAGCCCCTAATTTGGCAGTAGTACAATTTCAAACCTCTGTACTACTAGAACGCAATTGGGAGGAAGTAAAAAAACTGGAGGCACAATACCTCAAAACGCCCATCATTAAAGATGTCTACGGTCAAGAACTGGTAGTGTTACCAGGAATGGATCATGCCCTTGCCCTTAATGCCATCCGTGAATATGATGCCAGTGGCAAGTATGATGCGATCGTTTACAACGGCACAGGTGATTCTTTCACCCTGCGGATGCTGGGGATGCCAGAATCTTTAAGCTGGTATGTCCGACGATTCCGACAATTAATAGTCAATTCGGATTTAGGTAGAAGTATTGCTGAATCACCCTTGATTCAACCGCTAATTAGCAGTTTTTTCAATTTCAACTGGACAGCAGATAATTTTGCTCAACCAACTAATCAAATCAATAATTTCTTAGATAAGGGAAAAGCGGCTTTAGCTGACCCCCAGCGCGTAGCCGCTTTCTTGGTCACTACCGGAGACCCTTTGGAAGTAGCCAGCATCCGCTATCTATGGGGTGGCGCACAACAAGTTGGTTTAACAGTCGGCGGTGTCATCCAAATCGCATCCCAACCTCACACCAACTTATCAGCAGAATTTACACCCTTAAGTGTGAATTTTGTGCCTGATTTAGAGAGTGGTAATTGGCAACCATTGATAGATGCGATGCCCAATTTTGTGGAACAAGCCCTACAAGCCCCCACTCCCATCACTATCGATGTTCATAACCTCCAGGTACGCTTGTTTTTACCTGGCTTTGATAAAAAACAGGTCAAACTCACCCAGTACGGGCCAGAAGTCACTGTGGAAGCAGGCGACCAACGGCGAAATGTGTTTTTACCTCCAGCACTCAGTGGTAAACCCATAACTGGGGCTAAGTTTCAAAATAATTATTTGATCATTTCTTTTTAGGGCATGGGGTATAGGGCATGGGGCATGGGGGATATAAATTAATGCTCAATTCCCAATGCCCAATTCCCAATGCCCAACTAATAACGAATTCCTATGTCAGAACTAACTCCCATTACTCCTGATTCTAATTCTGAAGGTAGCGATCGCACTGCCAAAACTCGCCAGTTGTTGGGAATGAAAGGTGCAGCACCAGGGGAAACTTCCATTTGGAAGATTCGCTTGCAATTAATGAAGCCAATTACCTGGATTCCCTTAATTTGGGGTGTGGTCTGTGGTGCGGCTTCTTCTGGTAACTATACTTGGTCTTTGGAAAATGTCCTGAAGGCTGCTGCTTGTATGTTGCTGTCTGGGCCATTACTCACGGGTTATACTCAAACCCTGAATGATTTTTATGACCGTGAAATTGACGCTATCAATGAACCTTATCGCCCCATCCCTTCCGGTGCAATTTCTGTACCACAAGTAGTCAGCCAGATTATCTTTTTATTTCTCGCTGGTATCGCCCTAGCCTTTGTGCTGGATGTATGGGCTGGTCATGAATTCCCCAATGTCACAGTTTTGGCAATATTTGGTTCTTTTATTGCCTTCATCTACTCTGCCCCACCTTTAAAACTCAAACAGAATGGTTGGTTGGGTAACTACGCTTTAGGTGCTAGTTACATCGCCTTACCTTGGTGGGCTGGTCATGCTTTGTTTGGTGAACTCAATTGGAAAATTGTCGTTCTCACCTTAATTTACAGCTTGGCAGGATTGGGAATCGCCATTGTTAATGATTTTAAGAGTGTAGAAGGCGATCGCCAACTTGGTCTAAAATCATTACCTGTAATGTTTGGTATTAACACCGCAGCCTGGATTTGCGTCACCATGATTGATGTGTTTCAAGGCTTGATTGCAGCTTATTTGGTGAGTATCCACGAAAATTTATACGCCGGGATTCTGGTACTGTTAATCATCCCCCAAATCACCTTTCAAGATATGTACTTCCTCCGTGACCCCTTACAAAATGATGTCAAATACCAAGCCAGCGCACAACCCTTTTTAGTTCTGGGAATGCTGGTGACTGGTTTAGCCTTGGGTCACGCGGGAATTTAATGAGAGGCAGGGGGCAGGGGGCAGGGAGCAGGGGGCAGAGTTAAAATAAAGCTCTTCTCATTCTAAGGTAGACATTTTAACCCTTGTAGTTATTTTTCTCCCTTACTCCCTGCTCCTTTGCTCCCTGCCTTTTAATTTCTACATCTGTAGTCAGACGTTAGCAAGAAAGAGTTAGGAGTTAATATACTTCTAGCTCTTCATTTTTGTTAGCAATTGCCGTGCTGGAATTAATATCTTTAGTAATCAGAAGTATTCAACCATTTTTAGTCCCCATTTGCTTTTTTGGGGCATGGTTAATCATTTCTCTCGTCCTGTGGAGTCTTTGGACAGCCACACGAGATAGTCTCAAAACCGCCAAGCGAATGCACCAAATACCCTGTCCTGGCTGCCAATTTTTCACCGATAACTACCGCCTCAAATGCACCGTCCACCCATCCATAGCCAACACAGAAGAAGCAATAGAATGCACTGATTTTCAGCCGAAGACTAATCCTTATTTGTATTAGGGACTGGGGACTGGGTACTGGGGACTGGGGATTGGGGGGACAAGGGAGACAAGGTAGGAAATGAGGAAAGCTGTTCCCTAATGACTAATGACTAATGACTAATGACTAATGACTATTGACTATTGACTATTGACTATTGACTATTGACCAATCTCCAACAACACCTTTAATACTCCTCGGCGTTGGGCTTGGGTAAAGGCTTCTAGTCCTTGATTTAAGGGGTAAGTGGCATGAATTAGGGGTTTTACATCTACTTTTTCGGCTGCTAATAACTCCAGTGCGGCGGGAAATGGGCCGCAACGAGAACCAATTAAGGTAATTTCATCGACTACTAGGGCGGAAGCATCTATGCTGAGGTTGCCTGCATAGGTACTTTTCAGGACAAGGGTACCACGAGGACGTAACGCCTGAAGAGCGATCAAAAATCCTTCGGGGTTTCCTGTACACTCTACGGCAATATCAAAACTTCTCTGTGAAACCGCGTCAACTAAACCCGTTTTTATGCCTCTAGCTGTCAAATTTGCCAGTTTTTCTGGGTGGCGACCGATAACTAATAGTTTACAACCAGTTAAAGCTAAGGTTTGTGCTACTAATTGCCCTAATTTACCATCTCCTACAACTAGCACGCGATCGTCTGCACATATGGCAATCTGCTGCTGAATTTCTAACGCTGCTGCTAATGGTTCAGTAAATGTCGCGATTTCTGTGGGTACGTTTTCGGGTACAGGATGTAAGTTTTCTATCGGTAAACAAAGATAGTCAGCAAACGCGCCGTGACGGTTGACAATCCCCAATACTGTACGATTCTCGCAATGGGTTGGTTGTCCCCGACGACAGAAACGACAATGACCACAAACAGCATTAATTTCACCTACGACTCGCTGATTGACAAGATGTGCTGGCCCTTGTTCAACCAACCCGACGAATTCATGTCCTATAACGCCAGTGTAGGGATAGTAGCCTCTGAGCAGTTCTAAGTCTGTATTACAAATCCCTGCACGTAACACTCTTACTAGTGCTTCACCCGCAGGAGGTTCAGGAATGGGAATATCTGAACGCAGTTGCAATTGGTTATTTTCTAGCCATAGTCCTTTCATAATTGTTTTCCAGTTAAATACTCAAAGGCATTTTAACTACATTGAAAGCTCTACTGGCGTTGAATTTCACAACTTGTTCCCTACTCTCTACTTCCCACTTCCTGTTGCTCAGATGGACTGGGGAATTTTACGTCAGCTTTGCTCAACCAAATGATCAAGTCATCAGAGTGAACGGCAATTTCACTCCCCAAGGTTTTAATATATAACAGTCCATCACTAATAATTAAGTCTCTAATAGGATACCAAGAATTACGCGTCCGAATTAGCAAATCTAAGGGAATACCCAATTGCGACTTATTTTTGCGATATCGCCACCAAGCCCGCCACAAATGCACTGATTTTGTACAGTGCATCCGATAACCTGGTGGTAATTGGCAGTATTGATATCGATAGCAATGGCGATCGTCTATTTCTCCTGTGAGAATATAGCTGTATTCCGCCAAGACTTCGTTAATTAATTCCCAATAGGATGAAGTTGATTTAATAGAAAATTCTAGATTTTTCTGAGTGATTTGGGCAGTAGCAATGATACCTTCTGCTTTTGCTGTAACTTGATTAGTTTTATAAACTGTTTGTGCTTGTAATGTCCCGTTTGCTAATAAAACTTCTTGTTTTTGGATAGATTGATTAACAAACTCTTTTAATAATTCCAAATTAGATAACATGGCTGTTTGTATATGCAACGCAATATTTTTACTTAAGACACGGCATACTTTGACTGAGTAATTACCGTAATATTATTGATAATCTATGATCGCCTACAAACTAATTATACCCAAACATTTTTTCGATGTTGTAAATATACGGTGAAGTATCGAATTCTTCAAAATTGCTGCCTCAAATACATAAATTTTTCATGAATTAATCTTGTATTAATCATGTATTAAATGTTTTTTATGAAGTGCGTTGAGGAATTTACCACATAAACAATAAAGTCTTTATATAAAAATAGTATAATTACTGAAAATAATAATTAAATAAAATAAGTAGATAATGACTTGATGAGTTACGTTTGACATTAAATTAACGGAACTGCTTCATCATGATCTACTTCAATGAATGATTCAAGATGTTTTCCCAAGCTGATTTTATAGAGTATTAGCCATGTTTGAAGAGCAGGTTTTATAGAAATAGCCGAGCGGTAAAATCTAGTAAAGCTAGTGTATGAAACCCTCAAATTTCATACAAATATTGTTTTGTTGACGGAGATTCTATTTTGCTTAACCAAATTACTAAATCTTCAGGAGATAATTGCAGTTCGCTAACTAAAGTTTTGATATAAATTAAACCATCACTAATCGTTAAATTTTTAATCCCGTACCACGAGTTCTTAGTCCTGACTAAAATATCTAAGGGGACTTTGAAAGATGCAGCGTATTTATTATACTTCCACCAAGCTTGCCATAAACCCAAGGACTTAGTGCATCGGAGTGTATAACCTTGTGGAACAGCACATCTTTGATATCGATAGAGTCCATTACTATCTAATTCAAATGTAAAAATATAACTGTAGTCAGCTAAGGTATTATTGATAATTTCCCAATAAGATGAATTGGCATCAATTAAGAAATCAGATGGTGTATGGTCTAATTTAGCAGTAGCAATCACACCTTCTTTTTTAGAGATTAGTTGATTGCTTTTATAAACCATTTGTGCTTTTAAATAAGGGTTTGCTAACAAAATCTCTTTTTTAGCAATAGATTGAGTAATAAATTCTCGCATTAACTCTAAATCGGACAACATAGACTTTAACAATCAATTACTAAACTGAGTTCTCAAGAAAGTAAATAAAGTGTGTCAGTCTTCATTAATTTCTGATTGACAGTTGCAAATACACAGTCAATAACCAGTTCTGTTATGAGTTAATGACACCCTCAAATTACATATACGTGGAATATTTGGCAAATCATGAAAAAATACCCAGACTACCTGTAAAAATTTTGGCGACAGGCAGCCTGGGTTAATGAAACAATTAAAGGGTTAATCTGCGGGTAATTCTAAATTTTCAAGGCTTGGGTAAAGGGTGTAAAGAAAGACACTAATTCTGGACGACTAGCGGCGAGAGTAGGGAAGGAGCGATCGCTATAATCTACTCCGGCTTCCAAGGGAAATGGCTGTGAGTTGAGTGATACCCAACTACCACCAGCCGCTTGCAGAATCACCCAAACGCCTGCAATGTCCCAAACTTTGGGCGTGGCTTCCACTCCTCCTAGTGTTGCACCAGTGGCAACAGTCAAAAAGTTATAGCTAGCTACACCCAACATCCGAATTTTACAAGGGAAGCCTTGCTGCACCACAGCCAAGCTACGGGAACAAAGATTGAAAAAATGATTGCTAGAAGGAGCGTCATTACTAGTATGAATGGGATGATGATT contains:
- a CDS encoding LysR family transcriptional regulator → MELRHLRYFVTVAEELHFGRAAEKLHIAQPPLSQQIRQLEAELGFELFHRTKRNVQLTDAGQIFLGEVQQIMKQLQQAIHLGRQTSRGELGNLVVGFVSSAAYSILPEILRCFREQVPGVSLELHELTTDQQLEWLHAGSMDVGFIRPPVEDDKLCWETVFQESLIVALPESHRLAEQVDIDLSWLTHEPFILFPRVLAPGLYDLIISLCQQAGFSPDVAQEAIQMQTIISLVAADMGVAIAPASLQNLQRTGVVYRQIHPPTPKVAIATIWRKNETSSTVQKFLEIVREFNESSGIGHRA
- a CDS encoding trans-aconitate 2-methyltransferase; translation: MNNFVASQNIWNADLYENQHHFVWQYGEELLNLLTPQPAELILDLGCGTGQLTAKIAQSGAEVKGIDHAVTMIAKARQNYPHLRFDVADARSFIVEQPLDAVFSNAALHWIQPPTSVTHCIYQALKPGGRFVAEFGGKGNVQAITTALYKALMSNGVAHPETLNPWYFPSISEYATILETQGFDVIYATLFNRPTPLSTTEKSLANWIQMFANDFLLGLSSQQQNQVISEVEKCLSTQIYHQETWILDYRRIRIVAIKP
- a CDS encoding extracellular solute-binding protein, which gives rise to MYSSKSINRRSFLISMGGLTVSQLLIGCGNNQQTQINIQLLKGSIPAQVADQFHKKLEKQVPVKFAPIAQIQESFKQLQTWQQPPDKQDTGWGRFIPFRQSQAPQLANFMTLGDYWLKTAIEQQLIQPLEPTKFKHWSSLDARWQQLVTRNDQGFPDPQGKVWAAPYRWGGTVIVYNQEKFRELGWIPQDWSDLWRKELRSQFSLLNEPREVIGLVLKKLGLSYNTADLKTVPQLESELKTLNQQVKFYGSTTYLEPLIIGDTWLAVGWSSDIVPILNRYPQLRMVVPRSGTAIWSDLWVSPKGATQNDFSAQWIDFCWESKIVEQISLQTKSNSPIVSNLKSANVPSAFASLLLNSQEVFAKSEFLLPLSAETNQQYEQLFAQMKA
- a CDS encoding GDP-mannose 4,6-dehydratase, which produces MTTKKALITGVTGQDGSYLAELLLSKGYQVFGLVRRSSSSNLERISHLSGEVIILSGDLLDQSSLMDVIAESQPDEIYNLASQSYVPLSWTQPALTAEYTALGVSRLLESIRRCKPDAKFYQASSSEVFGEPDESPQTERTAFRPRNPYGVAKAYAHWMTVNYRQKYNLYTCCGITYTHESPRRGTEFVFRKITHAAAQIKLGLANELKLGNLEARRDWCYAQDAVSAMWLMLQQEKPDDYIIASGETHSVKELVECAFSCVGLNWQDYVSVDPTFYRPDETVQLVGAIDKIKKQINWQPQYSFEQLVELMVENDLKKLSSDQF
- a CDS encoding DUF2862 domain-containing protein, which gives rise to MEIGQKVQVFRLRDRVSAVVAQKLGKVGIIAGYKVTDGSGVGVVVQFDDNTSTWFFEDEIKAV
- a CDS encoding ArsA family ATPase gives rise to the protein MSLILTFLGENSVARTKIAIAAAKSLASQGKRVLLAGLAEPILPILLDQPLAPDPQEIAPNLAVVQFQTSVLLERNWEEVKKLEAQYLKTPIIKDVYGQELVVLPGMDHALALNAIREYDASGKYDAIVYNGTGDSFTLRMLGMPESLSWYVRRFRQLIVNSDLGRSIAESPLIQPLISSFFNFNWTADNFAQPTNQINNFLDKGKAALADPQRVAAFLVTTGDPLEVASIRYLWGGAQQVGLTVGGVIQIASQPHTNLSAEFTPLSVNFVPDLESGNWQPLIDAMPNFVEQALQAPTPITIDVHNLQVRLFLPGFDKKQVKLTQYGPEVTVEAGDQRRNVFLPPALSGKPITGAKFQNNYLIISF
- the chlG gene encoding chlorophyll synthase ChlG, whose translation is MSELTPITPDSNSEGSDRTAKTRQLLGMKGAAPGETSIWKIRLQLMKPITWIPLIWGVVCGAASSGNYTWSLENVLKAAACMLLSGPLLTGYTQTLNDFYDREIDAINEPYRPIPSGAISVPQVVSQIIFLFLAGIALAFVLDVWAGHEFPNVTVLAIFGSFIAFIYSAPPLKLKQNGWLGNYALGASYIALPWWAGHALFGELNWKIVVLTLIYSLAGLGIAIVNDFKSVEGDRQLGLKSLPVMFGINTAAWICVTMIDVFQGLIAAYLVSIHENLYAGILVLLIIPQITFQDMYFLRDPLQNDVKYQASAQPFLVLGMLVTGLALGHAGI
- a CDS encoding alcohol dehydrogenase catalytic domain-containing protein, whose amino-acid sequence is MKGLWLENNQLQLRSDIPIPEPPAGEALVRVLRAGICNTDLELLRGYYPYTGVIGHEFVGLVEQGPAHLVNQRVVGEINAVCGHCRFCRRGQPTHCENRTVLGIVNRHGAFADYLCLPIENLHPVPENVPTEIATFTEPLAAALEIQQQIAICADDRVLVVGDGKLGQLVAQTLALTGCKLLVIGRHPEKLANLTARGIKTGLVDAVSQRSFDIAVECTGNPEGFLIALQALRPRGTLVLKSTYAGNLSIDASALVVDEITLIGSRCGPFPAALELLAAEKVDVKPLIHATYPLNQGLEAFTQAQRRGVLKVLLEIGQ